A single region of the Raphanus sativus cultivar WK10039 chromosome 1, ASM80110v3, whole genome shotgun sequence genome encodes:
- the LOC130497423 gene encoding LOW QUALITY PROTEIN: uncharacterized protein LOC130497423 (The sequence of the model RefSeq protein was modified relative to this genomic sequence to represent the inferred CDS: inserted 1 base in 1 codon; substituted 1 base at 1 genomic stop codon), whose protein sequence is MVYHISRQRRAQQDIDMDPPANGQGVNPQHPPRPARPIGTYDRPIINGHRLGIRALAVEANNFEVKPGLLNVIENNKYHGLAVEDPFDHLDKCDSYCGLSKTNGVSEDAFKLKLGALPKYRSRLDTASNGFFLGRTEADAEELVDNMVKSDAVYSGDHDRGDRTDDKQTRKELKALQDKIDILIADKATQEQLNFVGNPAQEAPPGANEVEGLEGQEELCFINNNGSWYKKEPNFQYNNYQQRSYPNNQQNGYQPRNNQQGNSQPQQNPPPGFPNKGNQSSQQQSHPSSSTPQASTTYILLKQILESQTRSEKHVGYELKNLHNKIDGSYNELNNKFKALENQFASLTTHQNRQQGSLPGKSEQNPKETMKAVTLRSAINIDDEVVIVDEKINDEILEKIVEAKGKGKVGEEKQTMKDGQAAVPATENPFVPSPYEPKLPFPGRFKKKLLEKYKALKFLKDDVAAKKKEMQGMMILTHECNAIIQRLDVPKKLEDPGCVTLPCALGPMVFERCLCDLGASYPVGILEDLPLMVGNCEIPTDFVVLEMGEEAQAPLILGRPFLATAGAIVNVKEGKIDLHLGKRHILHFDIKEIMKKPTMQGQIFYIEEMDALADELLEELSLEDPLQHALTVEKEAEVIENLESTAYGMMLDSHKGFESKDQYEELPQVVHQVASVTQQENTQQDDWSELKAPKVELKPLPHGVRYAFLNETYPVIVSSXLTETELAELLKTLKRFRKAIGYSLDDIKGISPTLXMHRIHLEDESMTSIEHQRRLNPNLKDVVKKEILKLLDAGVIYPISDSKWVSPVHVVPKKGGITVVKNDKDELIPTRTITGHRMCINYRKLNSASRKDHFPLPFIDQMLERLANHPFYCFLDGYSGFFQIPIHPNDQEKTTFTCPYGTFAYRRMPFGLCNAPATFQRCMMSIFSDLIEDVVEVFMDDFSVYGSSFSACLSNLCMVKEGIVLGHKISEKGIEVDKAKIDVMVSLAPPKTVKDIRSFLGHAGFYRRFIQDFSKIARPLPRLLCKEEIFLFGKECLEAFKKLKNELVNAPIVQPPDWSLPFEIMCDASDYAVGAVLGQKKNGKNHVIYYASQTMNDAQMKYATTEKEMLAIVFAFEKFRSYLVGFKVIVYTDHAALRHLLAKKDAKPRLLRWILLLQEFYLEIRDKPGVENSVVDHLSRLKVECGVPIDEGLPEEQIMAIGKEPWYADLVNYLATGREPLNLVGYAKKKFYKDVKIYYWDEPYLYILCKDQLYRRVVANEEVCHSCQRRGNITKRNEMPHNPILEVEVFDVWGIDFIGPFPSSHGNKYILVAVDYVSKWVEAIASPNNDAKVVTKMFKSVIFPRFGVPRVVISDGGSHFINELIEGLLKKKGVKHKVANPYHPQTSGQVEVSNREIKSTF, encoded by the exons atggtatatcatatATCCAGACAGAGAAGAGCTCAGCAGGACATCGATATGGATCCACCTGCAAACGGTCAAGGGGTTAACCCTCAGCACCCTCCGCGACCTGCTCGACCGATTGGTACCTATGACCGTCCTATCATCAATGGTCATAGGCTTGGCATCAGAGCCCTAGCTGTGGAGGCTAACAACTTTGAGGTCAAACCAGGACTCCTCAACGTGAtcgagaacaacaagtatcatggctTGGCTGTAGaagacccatttgatcacttggacaagtgtgacagctactgtggtttgTCAAAGACCAATGGTGTGTCTGAGGATGCCTTCAAACTCAAgct GGGTGCACTTCCTAAGTACAGATCCAGATTGGACACTGCAAGTAATGGGTTCTTCTTGGGGAGAACTGAAGCagatgcagaggagctggttgacaacatggtgaAGAGTGacgcagtctacagtggagaccatgacagaggAGATAGAACTGATGATAAGCAGACGAGAAAAGAGTTAAAGGCTCTGCAGGATAAGATCGACATTCTGATTGCTGATAAGGCTACACAAGAGCAGCTGAACTTCGTTGGTAACCCAGCCCAAGAAGCACCCCCTGGTGCTAATGAAGTTGAAGGTTTGGAAGGTCAAGAAGAGctatgtttcatcaacaacaatggtagtTGGTACAAGAAAGAGCCCAATTTTCAGTACAACAATTACCAACAGCGATCTTACCcaaacaaccagcagaatgGTTACCAGCCTAGGAACAACCAGCAAGGCAACTCTCAGCCTCAGCAGAATCCTCCTCCTGGTTTTCCCAACAAAGGAAACCAATCTTCTCAGCAGCAATCTCATCCTTCTAGTTCTACTCCTCAGGCCAGCACCACATATATTCTACTGAAACAAATCTTGGAGTCTCaaactagaagtgagaagcatgttgGATATGAGCTGAAGAATCTCCACAACAAGATTGATGgtagctacaatgagctcaacaacaagttcaagGCCTTGGAGAACCAGTTTGCTTCTCTGACTACTCACCAAAATCGCCAGCAGGGTTCTCTACCTGGAAAATCTGAGCAAAACCCCAAGGAAACAATGAAGGCTGTTACCCTTAGGAGTG cCATCAACATTGATGATGAGGTTGTGATTGTGGATGAGAAGATCAATGATGAGATCTTAGAGAAGATTGTGGAAGCCAAAGGCAAAGGAAAGgtgggagaagagaagcaaacaATGAAAGATGGTCAAGCTGCTGTTCCAGCAACTGAGAATCCTTTTGTTCCCTCTCCTTATGAGCCCAAACTTCCCTTCCCTGGAAGGTTCAAGAAGAAGCTGCTAGAGAAGTACAAAGCcct caagttcctAAAAGATGATGTAGctgcaaagaagaaagagatgcaGGGTATGATGATTCTCACTCATGAGTGTAATGCCATCATCCAGAGACTTGATGTTCCAAAGAAACTAGAGGACCCAGGATGCGTCACACtgccttgtgctcttggacctatggtttTTGAGagatgtctctgcgatttgggagctagt TACCCTGTTGGCATCTTGGAAGACCTCCCTCTTATGGTCGGAAACTGTGAAAtccctacagattttgtggtgcttgagatGGGTGAAGAAGCTCAAGCTCCCTTAATCCTTGGGAGACCTTTCTTAGCTACAGctggagctattgtgaatgtgaaagaaggcaagattgATCTCCACTTGGGTAAAAGGCACattctccactttgacatcaaggagattATGAAGAAACCAACTATGCAAGGGCAAATCTTCTACATTGAAGAGATGGATGCTCTGGCTGATGAACTCCTTGAAGAGCTATCTCTAGAAGATCCTCTACAGCATGCTTTGACGGTGGAGAAGGAGGCTGAAGTGATTGAGAATCTGGAGAGTACTGCCTATGGGATGATGCTGGATTCACACAAGGGGTTTGAGAGTAAGGATCAGTATGAAGAGCTGCCACAAGTGGTCCATCAAGTAGCTTCAGTGACTCAACAAGAGAACACCCAGCAAGATGACTGGAGCGAGCTTAAGGCACCTAAGGTGGAGCTTAAACCACTTCCCCATGGTGTAAGGTATGCATTCCTTAATGAGActtatcctgtcattgtgagta GACTTACTGAAACTGAGCTTGCTGAACTTTTAAAGACActtaaaagatttagaaaagcAATAGGTTACTCACTTGATGATATCAAAGGGATTTCACCTACTTTGTGAATGCATAGGATACATCTTGAGGATGAATCAATGACTTCTATCGAGCATCAAAGAAGGTTAAATCCTAACCTGAAGGATGTTGTAAAGAAGGagattcttaaactcttagatgctGGTGTGATTTACCCTATTTCAGATTCTAAATGGGTATCTCCTGTGCATGTGGTTCCAAAGAAGGGTGGGATCACTGTGGTAAAAAATGATAAGGATGAATTAATACCCACAAGAACCATCACAGGACATAGAATGTGCATTAATTACCGAAAATTAAACTCTGCATCTAGAAAGgatcattttccattgccatTTATTGATCAGATGCTTGAGAGACTTGCAAATCATCCAttctattgttttcttgatgGGTATTCAGGGTTCTTCCAAATACCCATACATCCcaatgatcaagagaaaacgACATTCACATGCCCCTATGGTACCTTTGCTTATCGAAGGATGCCATTTGGgctgtgcaatgctccagccaCCTTTCAAAGGTGCATGATGTCAATTTTCTCTGATCTTATTGAGGATGTTGTGGAGGTGTTTATGGATGACTTCTCTGTCTACGGATCTTCGTTTTCTGCTTGTTTGTCTAATTTGTGCATGGTTAAGGAAGGGATTGTTCttggacacaagatatcagagaaggGGATAGAGGTAGACAAAGCAAAGATTGATGTGATGGTCAGTTTGGCTCCCCCGAAGACAGTGAAAGACATCAGGAGCTTCTTGGGGCATGCTGGTTTCTATAGAAGGTTCATTCAGGACTTCTCCAAGATCGCCAGGCCACTCCCTAGACTGCTATGTAAGGAAGAGATCTTTCTCTTTGGTAAGGAATGTCTAGAAGCTTTCAAGAAGTTGAAGAATGAGCTTGTAAATGCTCCCATTGTCCAGCCACCAGATTGGAGTCTACCCTTTGAGATCATGTGTGATGCTAGTGACTATGCTGTGGGAGCTGTCTTGGGCCAGAAGAAAAATGGCAAGAAtcatgtgatctactatgcGAGCCAAACCATGAATGATGCTCAGATGAAGTATGCCACAACTGAGAAGGAGATGCTAGCCATTGTATTTGCatttgagaagttcagaagcTATTTGGTGGGGTTTAAAGTCATTGTCTACACTGATCATGCGGCTTTAAGACACCTTTTGGCCAAGAAAGATGCAAAACCCAGGCTTTTGAGATGGATCCTTTTGCTCCAAGAGTTTTATTTGGAGATTAGGGACAAGCCAGGAGTTGAAAATAGTGTAGTTGATCACTTGTCAAGGCTGAAAGTGGAATGTGGTGTCCCTATTGATGAAGGGCTTCCAGAGGAGCAGATCATGGCTATTGGA AAAGAACCTTGGTATGCTGATTTGGTGAATTACTTAGCCACAGGAAGAGAACCTTTAAATCTTGTGGGCtatgccaagaagaagttctACAAGGATGTGAAGATATACTATTGGGATGAGCCTTACCTCTACATTCTCTGCAAGGACCAACTCTACAGAAGAGTGGTTGCTAATGAAGAAGT GTGTCATTCATGCCAAAGAAGAGGAAACATCACCAAGAGGAATGAGATGCCACATAATCCTATCCTTGAAGTTGAAGTGTTTGATGTGTGGGGTATTGACTTCATCGGACCGTTCCCATCATCTCATGGCAACAAATACATCCTTGTGGCTGTTGATTATGTTTCAAAGTGGGTGGAAGCCATTGCAAGTCCCAACAATGATGCTAAAGtggtaaccaagatgttcaagAGTGTCATTTTTCCTAGGTTTGGAGTCCCAAGGGTTGTGATCAGTGATGGAGGCTCTCACTTCATAAACGAACTGATTGAAGGACTTCTCAAGAAGAAGGGTGTGAAGCACAAGGTAGCAAATCCTTATCATCCTCAGACAAGTGGTCAAGTTGAGGTTTCTAATAGAGAGATCAAGTCCACTTTCTGA